A genomic region of Bdellovibrionales bacterium contains the following coding sequences:
- a CDS encoding MFS transporter has protein sequence MIRQGRASVISLLDFKSIPMRTFHMTWLSFFVCFIAWFAVAPLMPIIREELHLTKQQIGDIMIASMAITVLARLVLGFVCDHYGPRRTYTVLLVIGSLPVMGIGLANSPESFLVYRVLIGVVGASFVLTQFHTSMMFAPNVVGAANATTAGWGNLGGGIAQILMPFIFALFLGLGFSSAVGWRLSMIIPGFLMLVCAYFYWKFTRDTPLGDFVDLKADRRLKGSVGFKGFLSVLTDARVWALFVIYGACFGIELTVYNSASLYFTDKFHLSLTAAGIVAGLHGVQNIFGRTLGGVMGDRVGIRYGLRGRAMLLMGLVALEGAGLYLFSLMNNLISAVIVMLIFSLFVQMACGATYSIVPFINRKKLGVVSGIIGAGGNLGAVFAGFLFRSESLSTQTIYGYIGIAVVFASSLALLVRFSPYVEAKEQLSIRKALEQRQPVPALGS, from the coding sequence ATGATCAGACAAGGTCGTGCCAGCGTAATTTCGCTTTTGGATTTTAAATCAATTCCCATGCGAACATTTCACATGACCTGGCTGTCGTTTTTTGTTTGTTTCATTGCTTGGTTTGCTGTTGCCCCCTTGATGCCGATCATCCGCGAAGAGCTTCATCTAACCAAACAACAAATTGGCGACATTATGATCGCCTCGATGGCGATCACTGTACTCGCACGCCTTGTATTGGGCTTCGTGTGCGATCACTATGGCCCACGACGAACTTACACGGTTCTTTTGGTAATTGGCTCACTACCGGTCATGGGGATCGGTCTGGCAAATTCTCCCGAAAGCTTCCTCGTATATAGGGTTTTGATCGGAGTGGTGGGAGCTAGTTTTGTTTTGACCCAGTTTCACACCAGCATGATGTTCGCTCCCAACGTGGTCGGCGCTGCGAACGCGACAACTGCAGGATGGGGAAATCTCGGCGGCGGAATTGCACAAATTCTCATGCCCTTTATTTTCGCTCTCTTTCTCGGACTCGGTTTCAGTTCAGCCGTTGGCTGGCGGCTATCGATGATAATTCCTGGTTTCTTGATGCTGGTGTGCGCCTACTTCTATTGGAAATTTACGCGAGACACACCCCTCGGTGATTTCGTCGACTTGAAAGCAGATCGTCGGCTGAAGGGGTCTGTTGGATTCAAGGGCTTCCTTTCGGTGCTAACTGATGCACGCGTGTGGGCCCTGTTTGTGATCTACGGCGCATGTTTTGGAATAGAGCTTACCGTCTATAATTCGGCCTCACTTTATTTCACAGACAAGTTTCATTTGAGCCTCACAGCGGCCGGAATTGTGGCGGGCTTACACGGCGTACAGAATATCTTCGGTCGCACGCTTGGGGGCGTAATGGGAGATCGAGTGGGAATCCGTTACGGACTGCGCGGTCGAGCAATGCTGCTCATGGGACTGGTCGCGCTCGAAGGGGCCGGCCTTTATCTTTTTTCCTTAATGAACAATCTGATTTCTGCTGTGATCGTCATGCTGATATTCAGCCTCTTTGTGCAGATGGCCTGCGGAGCGACCTATTCCATTGTGCCTTTTATCAATCGTAAGAAGCTCGGCGTTGTCTCTGGCATCATCGGAGCTGGAGGCAACTTGGGAGCGGTGTTCGCAGGCTTTCTTTTCCGGTCGGAGAGTCTGTCCACCCAGACTATTTATGGTTACATAGGAATTGCTGTGGTTTTCGCCTCGAGCCTGGCACTTCTAGTCCGTTTCTCACCCTATGTGGAAGCCAAGGAACAGCTCTCGATCAGAAAGGCGCTTGAACAACGACAGCCAGTGCCTGCATTGGGTTCTTAA
- a CDS encoding PQQ-dependent sugar dehydrogenase, whose protein sequence is MSRQVASLLTLIVTVTVTVTVMVIVSVSSQGAARKVYESAGEKFQLELLTQQKDVVWGFDFLDSDRIIFTERGGALRVLNLKSKLITDMRGAPQVSASGQGGLLDIRVHPSQKSKIFLTYSETSEKGTTTALGVGNVEENSLHNFKKIFSAYEPSQEKVHYGSRIEFDGKGHLWISVGERNERFRAQSLKYHNGKIIRLKEDGSIPEDNPFVRNKDARPEIWSFGHRNPQGLVRNFDSNELWSTELGPKGGDELNLIRAGANYGWPIITYGREYSGFKIGEGSRKEGMEQPIAYWVPSISPSALTFYTGKIFSKWRGQIFIASLSGMHLRRLKLDGSKVLEQEELLKDQFMRIRNLRTGPDGFLYLSTDDGKIARLIPASL, encoded by the coding sequence ATGTCACGACAAGTAGCTAGTCTTCTCACATTAATAGTAACAGTAACAGTAACAGTAACAGTGATGGTAATAGTCTCAGTTTCGAGTCAAGGGGCTGCAAGAAAAGTTTACGAATCTGCGGGGGAGAAATTTCAATTGGAACTTCTCACTCAGCAAAAAGATGTCGTGTGGGGCTTTGACTTTCTAGACAGTGACCGAATCATCTTTACTGAGCGTGGGGGAGCTTTGCGAGTGCTCAACCTAAAATCAAAGCTTATTACGGATATGAGAGGAGCTCCTCAAGTCAGCGCATCAGGACAAGGTGGATTGTTGGACATACGAGTTCATCCCTCACAAAAGTCAAAAATTTTTCTGACCTATTCAGAAACATCAGAAAAAGGTACGACGACGGCTTTGGGTGTGGGGAATGTCGAGGAGAACAGTCTACATAATTTCAAAAAGATATTTTCGGCGTATGAACCAAGTCAGGAAAAAGTCCATTACGGCTCCAGAATCGAATTTGATGGCAAAGGTCATCTGTGGATTTCAGTTGGAGAAAGAAATGAACGCTTTCGGGCACAGAGTCTGAAGTACCACAACGGAAAAATTATCCGACTGAAAGAAGATGGGAGCATTCCTGAAGATAATCCGTTTGTAAGAAACAAAGATGCGAGGCCCGAGATCTGGAGTTTTGGTCACAGAAACCCTCAGGGTTTGGTTCGAAACTTCGATTCCAATGAGCTGTGGTCGACAGAGCTGGGGCCGAAAGGGGGAGATGAGCTGAATCTCATTCGTGCCGGAGCAAATTATGGTTGGCCGATCATTACTTATGGACGAGAGTATTCTGGGTTTAAAATTGGTGAGGGATCTAGGAAGGAAGGGATGGAGCAGCCAATCGCTTACTGGGTGCCGTCCATATCCCCCTCTGCTTTGACTTTCTATACGGGCAAAATCTTTTCCAAATGGAGAGGTCAAATTTTTATTGCAAGCCTCAGTGGTATGCACCTTCGTCGATTGAAATTGGATGGTTCAAAAGTTCTCGAGCAAGAGGAGCTCCTAAAAGATCAATTCATGCGAATAAGAAACCTGCGAACAGGTCCTGATGGATTTCTCTATTTATCGACAGACGATGGAAAAATTGCTCGCCTTATTCCAGCGTCATTGTGA
- a CDS encoding ATP-binding cassette domain-containing protein gives MAASISKYLVKQLSVSYGSKAVLSEVSFSLCLNAITSVVGPSGCGKSTLLLVLAGLLEDTPSVHVRGAIEGFEREHLGIVFQKPLPFRLSIYENVALALREITTSEMDIRLRVEEALTDAGLWPEVRDRLNESALKLSGGQQQRLCLARTLALRPSVLLLDEPCSSLDPISTQGIEQTLLRLSSKTTVLIVTHNLSQARRLSQNVMVLWDTGFGGTIVEKGGAQDIFINPKIEIVRQYLNGFLG, from the coding sequence TTGGCAGCTTCGATATCAAAGTACCTAGTTAAACAGTTATCTGTCAGTTACGGCAGCAAAGCAGTGCTGTCGGAGGTTTCGTTTTCATTGTGTCTCAACGCAATCACCTCGGTTGTTGGCCCTTCCGGATGCGGCAAAAGCACTCTGCTCTTGGTCTTAGCAGGCCTACTTGAAGATACTCCTTCGGTACATGTCCGAGGAGCCATTGAAGGGTTTGAGCGCGAACATCTCGGAATTGTATTTCAAAAACCTCTGCCTTTTCGCCTGTCAATTTATGAAAATGTCGCACTCGCATTGCGTGAAATAACAACATCTGAAATGGACATTCGCCTTCGAGTCGAAGAAGCTCTCACCGATGCTGGCCTATGGCCTGAAGTTCGAGATCGCCTCAATGAATCTGCACTGAAGCTTTCAGGGGGGCAGCAGCAACGCTTGTGCTTAGCACGTACCCTGGCGCTAAGGCCATCCGTCCTTTTGCTGGATGAACCTTGCTCGAGTCTTGACCCCATTTCAACCCAAGGCATAGAGCAGACATTATTGAGACTATCATCGAAAACAACAGTTCTGATTGTCACGCATAATCTGAGTCAAGCGCGGCGCCTCTCGCAAAACGTAATGGTCCTCTGGGACACGGGTTTCGGCGGTACCATTGTCGAGAAAGGTGGCGCTCAAGATATTTTCATAAATCCCAAAATTGAAATTGTTCGCCAGTATTTAAACGGCTTTCTCGGCTAG
- a CDS encoding ABC transporter permease subunit: MKWLSIFAMLAFCIFVAIVLGPIALHGWPAVKWNYLTSDPLVMGREGGVAPLIVTTVWMNGLALLLTLSLGLPVSLRLAELSASRFQKMMAVSLDLLASTPSIVFGLFGHAFFCRALGMGYSILAGSLTLTFMTLPLFIRLVEDSLRELPNNYRLIAKSLRLSPTTLAFKILIPSVWPAITAAIILSWTRALGETAALLFTSGYSMRWPQSVFDSGRTLSVHIFDLSLNITGADQMAHQGAFVLILITVAFILICRLFVKGLIAWQLRYQST; encoded by the coding sequence ATGAAATGGCTCTCAATTTTTGCCATGTTGGCTTTTTGCATTTTTGTGGCAATAGTCTTGGGTCCGATTGCGCTGCACGGGTGGCCAGCCGTCAAATGGAATTATTTAACGAGTGACCCTCTGGTGATGGGGCGAGAAGGTGGCGTAGCTCCTCTTATTGTCACGACAGTTTGGATGAATGGCCTTGCGTTGCTATTGACTTTGTCATTAGGTTTGCCAGTTTCGCTTCGACTGGCTGAGCTCTCCGCATCTAGGTTTCAAAAAATGATGGCAGTCTCACTTGATCTTCTCGCAAGTACACCTTCAATTGTCTTTGGACTTTTTGGACACGCATTTTTCTGTCGGGCATTAGGTATGGGATACTCGATTCTTGCTGGCTCGCTCACCCTCACTTTTATGACTCTGCCGCTGTTCATTCGTCTCGTTGAGGATTCGCTTCGAGAATTACCAAATAATTATCGGCTTATTGCGAAATCGCTCCGACTAAGCCCAACAACACTCGCATTTAAAATTCTCATCCCATCAGTTTGGCCGGCGATCACCGCTGCAATTATCTTGTCTTGGACCAGAGCTCTGGGTGAAACAGCAGCTTTACTTTTTACTTCCGGTTACTCCATGAGATGGCCACAATCGGTGTTTGACTCCGGGCGAACTTTGTCTGTTCACATTTTCGATTTGAGTCTGAATATCACGGGAGCTGATCAAATGGCACATCAAGGTGCCTTTGTATTGATCTTAATTACGGTTGCATTCATTTTGATCTGTCGTCTTTTTGTGAAAGGTTTAATAGCTTGGCAGCTTCGATATCAAAGTACCTAG
- a CDS encoding ABC transporter permease subunit: protein MRSLSTFLFNFWLRGTTLTVGLVVLVVFLFVAREALPFIQNEAFPQIFTSTKWYPSEGQFGALGLAVGTLAVVFGGIVIAVPLAWLGAIALVFYTSARSAKVLRFIVEVASGTPSVIVGLFGLTILVPWVALRFPPGYGLLCASIVLSFLLIPSLMINTAEILSVDLKETLDVGASLRIPLHHIITRLIWPTKRVPLLKSVALATGRAVGETLAILMVAGNVIQVPGNAFESFRTVNATIALEIPYALGLHRSSLFFLGLLAFVLALALCLLAREEYAS, encoded by the coding sequence TTGAGAAGCTTAAGTACATTCCTCTTTAATTTCTGGCTAAGAGGCACGACACTCACCGTTGGGCTTGTCGTTCTTGTCGTCTTTCTATTTGTGGCGCGAGAAGCGCTCCCTTTTATTCAAAACGAGGCCTTCCCTCAGATTTTTACTTCGACAAAGTGGTATCCAAGCGAAGGTCAATTCGGAGCCTTGGGCCTTGCGGTTGGAACTCTCGCTGTTGTTTTTGGAGGCATTGTCATTGCTGTTCCTTTGGCTTGGTTGGGTGCTATCGCGTTAGTCTTTTACACTTCTGCCAGATCTGCAAAAGTGCTTCGGTTTATTGTCGAGGTAGCTTCGGGAACACCATCCGTTATCGTGGGGTTATTTGGGCTCACGATTTTGGTCCCGTGGGTGGCCCTTCGTTTTCCGCCAGGCTACGGTCTCCTGTGCGCCAGCATCGTATTGAGCTTTTTATTGATCCCGTCCCTAATGATCAACACGGCCGAAATATTGAGTGTTGATCTCAAGGAAACTTTGGATGTCGGAGCGAGTTTACGAATTCCCCTTCATCATATTATCACCCGGTTGATCTGGCCGACCAAGAGAGTTCCGCTCTTGAAGTCCGTTGCACTTGCAACAGGTCGGGCTGTTGGGGAGACTTTGGCCATACTTATGGTCGCCGGCAACGTGATTCAAGTTCCGGGCAATGCCTTTGAATCCTTTCGCACTGTGAATGCAACAATTGCCCTCGAGATTCCCTACGCGCTCGGCTTGCATCGATCATCGCTTTTCTTTTTAGGCCTTTTAGCCTTTGTTCTTGCACTTGCTCTTTGTTTGCTCGCAAGGGAGGAATACGCCTCATGA
- a CDS encoding phosphate ABC transporter substrate-binding protein — protein MPIMPNIAISLVAVFSTFALANEKLLATGSSTVAPLVAELAKQFEKKTPNILLEVQTGGSARGITDCRDHLNDIGMISRSLKDDETDVTAIPIARDGLAFIVHESNPVRELSREQVVKIYSGQITNWKELGGKDAKIFVMSKAEGRAALELFMHYFDLKSSQIKASVIIGDEEQGIKTVANNPNAIGYLSVSTAENAVNGKSRILALALDGQKPTMAAVQNGEYKLSRYLNLVVCGKAKASTQKFIDYVISSEGQTVIEKLKYIPL, from the coding sequence ATGCCAATAATGCCAAATATCGCTATTTCTTTGGTAGCCGTCTTTTCGACTTTTGCGCTTGCGAATGAGAAACTGCTTGCGACAGGCTCAAGTACTGTCGCTCCGTTGGTGGCCGAACTCGCCAAGCAATTTGAAAAAAAAACGCCAAATATCTTACTTGAGGTTCAGACGGGTGGTTCTGCCCGCGGAATTACGGACTGCCGCGACCACCTCAACGACATTGGGATGATTTCTCGGAGTTTGAAAGATGACGAAACTGATGTCACGGCAATTCCAATCGCACGCGATGGACTTGCTTTTATCGTTCATGAATCAAATCCCGTTCGAGAACTCTCTCGCGAGCAAGTTGTTAAAATTTACTCTGGCCAGATCACCAACTGGAAGGAACTTGGTGGAAAGGATGCAAAAATTTTCGTCATGAGTAAAGCAGAGGGGCGAGCTGCACTTGAACTTTTCATGCACTATTTTGACTTGAAGTCATCTCAGATCAAAGCGTCTGTCATCATTGGAGACGAAGAACAAGGAATTAAAACAGTTGCGAATAACCCAAATGCCATCGGATATCTCTCAGTGAGCACCGCTGAAAATGCCGTTAATGGTAAAAGTCGAATTCTTGCCTTAGCTCTGGATGGCCAAAAACCAACAATGGCTGCAGTACAAAATGGGGAATATAAGCTTTCGCGCTATCTGAATCTTGTTGTCTGTGGGAAAGCAAAGGCTTCGACTCAGAAGTTTATTGACTATGTGATCTCGTCTGAAGGCCAGACTGTCATTGAGAAGCTTAAGTACATTCCTCTTTAA
- a CDS encoding sulfurtransferase — MSRFVLFALSIWFFHQANASIGLISPEQAAQIAQEAGSKALILDTRGGYKDYISGHLPNARHINFDTLRATDDKGVPVQYLPVKLTKELLTMAGVDRERTHILYAEGGTGDEILSTTMVAYVLEKYGVKDIKIVDGGLPDYKAKFPLSQEYPKTKRGQLPTKMNTQIGVDVKTVLKKKDQPKVVLLDARPENEYLGNDTVWPRKGHIPGAISLPWRKVMDEKNTHKFRDIAEVRPLFSSLGVTPDKEVIIYCGTSREGSLLRFYLSHLAQFPNVKLYEGSWKEYAALKELPASTEASPINTRS; from the coding sequence ATGAGTCGATTTGTTTTGTTCGCGCTAAGTATTTGGTTTTTTCACCAAGCCAATGCTTCGATTGGTCTTATTTCGCCAGAGCAAGCGGCACAAATTGCCCAAGAGGCCGGTTCAAAGGCTCTCATTCTTGATACGCGAGGTGGGTACAAAGACTATATTAGTGGGCATCTGCCCAATGCACGCCACATCAATTTCGACACACTTCGTGCGACTGACGATAAGGGTGTGCCCGTGCAGTATTTGCCGGTCAAGTTGACCAAAGAACTTTTGACAATGGCTGGAGTCGATCGCGAACGAACTCACATATTATACGCTGAAGGCGGCACTGGCGATGAAATTCTGAGTACTACAATGGTGGCATATGTGCTCGAAAAGTACGGCGTTAAAGATATTAAGATTGTGGACGGCGGCTTACCTGATTACAAAGCCAAGTTTCCTTTATCGCAAGAATATCCAAAAACCAAACGAGGCCAACTTCCGACCAAAATGAACACCCAAATTGGAGTCGACGTTAAGACGGTCCTGAAGAAGAAAGACCAGCCCAAGGTTGTCTTGTTAGACGCACGACCTGAAAATGAATACTTGGGAAATGATACAGTTTGGCCGCGCAAAGGGCATATCCCAGGTGCGATTAGTTTGCCTTGGCGAAAAGTAATGGATGAGAAGAATACGCACAAATTTCGAGATATTGCGGAGGTTAGGCCTTTATTTTCAAGCCTTGGTGTGACTCCCGATAAAGAGGTGATTATTTACTGTGGAACCTCCCGAGAGGGCAGTCTTTTACGCTTTTATTTGAGTCATTTGGCACAGTTTCCAAACGTGAAATTGTACGAAGGGTCTTGGAAGGAATATGCTGCCTTGAAAGAACTTCCAGCTTCAACTGAGGCATCACCAATCAATACAAGAAGTTAG